A single window of Xylocopilactobacillus apicola DNA harbors:
- a CDS encoding immunity 22 family protein gives MNEVNIQLWIGNNFAAEDKYLKYFEQNEDANPLDPNYVEECQFLADVGDIWFDPKFMVIPKRFAESQDLQTIIDVIKVDEAEKAKIRQSATIITD, from the coding sequence ATGAATGAGGTAAATATTCAGCTTTGGATTGGCAATAATTTTGCTGCGGAAGATAAATATCTAAAATATTTTGAACAAAATGAGGATGCTAATCCGCTAGATCCTAATTATGTTGAAGAATGTCAGTTTCTTGCCGATGTTGGTGACATCTGGTTCGATCCGAAATTTATGGTTATTCCCAAAAGATTTGCTGAATCGCAAGATCTTCAAACGATTATCGATGTTATTAAAGTGGATGAAGCAGAAAAAGCCAAAATTCGCCAAAGCGCGACGATTATAACGGATTAA